CGACGGCGCGGGCCAGGAGTTGCGGCGCCTCGTCGTCGGAGACGGGGCGCTCCGAGACTCCCCTGAGGCGGAGCGCCGCGACGGCCCGCCGGAGACGGCGCGTCAGCAGATCCTCGTAGACCCCGTCCCGGAGAGAATCGGGCATCTGTTCCCCCGGGCCAGGATAGCGAGCGATGAGTGAATCGGGGAATCTCTGGCCGCCGTGCCCCCCTCCTCAGCCGTGCCCCTGGTGCGTCTCCCCCAGCAGCCAGCGTGCCAGCGCCGGCAGCAGGACGAGGGCGCCGACCATGTTCATGAGGAAGAGGAAGCAGAGGAGGAGGCCCATGTCGGCCTGGAACTTCAGCGGCGAGAAGATCCAGGTGGAGACGCCGAGGCCGAGCGTAATGCCGGTGAAGAGGACGCCGTTGCCGGTGATGGCGAGCGTCCGCCGGTAGGCCTCGGTCAGCGGGACGCCTTCCTTGTACAACGTGCGGAAGCGGGCGTAGATGTAGATGCCGTAGTCGACGCCGACGCCGACGCCGAGCGCGACGACGGGGAGCGTGCTCACCTTCAGGCCGATCTTCAGCCAGGCCATGAGGGCGTAGGCCAGGAGCGAGACGAGGGCGAGCGGGATGAGGATGCAGAGCGTCCCGCGGAGGGAGCGGAACGTGGCGAGGCAGAGGACGATGACGGCCCCGAAGACGTAGGCGAGGATCGGGAACTGGGCCGCGGAGACGACCTCGTTCGTCGCGGCCATCACCCCGACGTTGCCGGTGGCGAGCCTGAACTTCACGTCGGGGTGGCCGTGGTCGGCCTCGAAGCGCTTCACTTCGTCGACGATCCGCTCGATCGTGTCGGCCTTGTGGTCGGCCGTGAACATCATGACCGGCATGACGCTGCAGTCGGAGTTCAGGAGGCCGGACGTCGTCGGGATGTAGGTCACCGACTGCTGGAGGACGGACTGGTTTCGAGCGAGGACCCGCCACTTCGGGCTCCCCTCGTTCCAGCCCGCGTTCAGCATCTTCGCGATGCCCGGGAGGGCGATCGTCGACTGGACCCCCTCGACGTTCTCCATGTGCCACGCGAAGTCGTCGATGGTCGTCATGACGGAGTGGTCGACGCACCCCTCGGGCTTCGTCTCGACGATGGCGTTGAGGATGTCGACGCCGATCGAGAACTTCGACGTGATGACGGCGCTGTCGACGTTGTAGCGCGAGTCGGCCCTCAGCTCCGGCACGCCCCGGTGGAGGTCGCCGATCTTCACGTCGCGCCCCTTCCACCAGCCGAGGCCGAAGAGGACGACCGCCACGGCGACGATGACGGCGGCGGGCTTCGGCGCGGAGACCTGCGCGAGCCGCCGCCAGAAGCCCGCCATGTGCGCGGCGCGCCGGTGGAGCCGGGCGTTGTAGTCGGCGGGGTAGTGGAGGTAGGAGAGGATGACCGGGATCAGGACGAGGTTCGTCAGGATGATGACGGCCACGCCGAGGCTGGCGGTGATCGCGATCTCCTGGATGACCCGGATCTTGATGAGCAGGATGGTGAAGAAGCCGATGGTGTCGGACGCGAGGGCGATGAACCCCGGCGCGAGGAGCCGCCGGAAGCTGTTCCGGGCGGCCGTGATCGAGTCGGCGCCGTCGAAGATCTCGGCGCCGTTGGCGCTGATCATCTGCACGGCGTGGCTGACGCCGATGGCGAAGATGAGGAACGGGACGAGGATCGACATCGGGTCGATGCCGTAGCCGAGGAGCGTCAGGAGACCGAGCTGCCAGACGACGGCGATCGTGGAGCAGCCGAGGGCCACGAGCGACAGCCGGTGCGACTGGGAGTAGAGGTAGACGAGGAGGCCCGTGAGGGCGTAGGCGACGAGGAAGAAGAGGATGACGCGGCGGGTCCCCGCCGAGATGGAGCCGACGATCTTGGCGAACCCGATGATCCTCACGTCGATCTTCGAGCCCGGAACGAACTCCGCGTCGAACTGGCGCCGCACCTTCTCCTCGAGGGCGTTGGAGACGGCGATGAAGTCGAGCTTCTTTCCGGTCGACGGGTCGATCTCGAGGAGCTCGGCGCTGATGATCGTCCCCGAGAAGTCGTTCGCCACGAGCCGGCCGACGATGCCGGCTTTCAGGACGTTGCGGCGCACGTGGGCGAGGCCCTCGGCGTTCGGCTCGAAGTCGTCGGGGATGACGTTGCCGGCGGCGATGCCGTCCTCGACGACCTCGGTGTAGCGGACGTTCGGCGTGAAGAGCGACTGCACGCGGCTCCGGTCGACGCCGGGGATGAAGAAGACCTCGTCGGTGGCCTTCTTGAGCGCTTCGAGGAACTCGGCGGTGAAGATGTCCCCCTCGCGCGCCATCATCGCCACGAGCACGCGGTTGGCCCCCCCGAAGTCCTGCTGGTGCTTCAGGAAGGTCTCCATGTAGGGATGGTCGTGGGGGAGGTTCTTCTGGAACCCGGCATCGACCCTCAGGTGCGACGCCGACCAGGCCATGAAGACCGTGGCCACGGCAAAGAGGCCGATGACCACGGGCCGGTGGCCGAAAACCATGGTTTCCAGGAATCTCGTGATCCGATCCTTCGTCATCTCTCCCCCTCACCCATCCGACGGCGCCGCCCGGGCGCCAGGCCTAGAACGGCTTCTCGATCGGCCGGACCCCGCCCTCGCCGAGGAGGACGACCCCGCCCTCGGCTCCCGGCAGGATCGCCAGGGAGGCCTTCCGGTCGTCCAGCTCGCGAAGGCGGAACGTGCGGCCGCCGTCCTCGCTCCAGAGAAGGACGCCCGCCATGCCCGCCACGGCGACTTTTCCGTCGCCAAGCTCACGGCCGGTCATCAGCGTCGCCTCGGTGCCGGAGGCGATGCGCGTCCAGGTCGTCCCCTTGTCTTCGCTGCGGAAGGCGTTCCCCCGGAGCCCGTAAGCGAGGAGGCCGCCGTCGGAGAGCGGGAGCAGGCCGAAGAACGAACCCTCGTAGGGCGACGCGAGCGCCTGCCAGGCCTGACCGCCGTCGTCGGACCTGAAGAGGGCGCCCGCCTCCCCGGAGATGTAGAGGGACCCTCCCGCCTCGGTGACGTGGTTCAGGTGCCGGTCGTCCCCTTCGGCGACCGTGCGCGGCTCCCACGTGTCGCCGCCGTCCGCCGTGGCGAGGAGGAGGCCGTAGGCGCCCACGACGAAGCCGGACTTGTCGTCCCGGAACCAGACGTCGAGGAGCGGCTTCTCTTCCTCGGGGGCGTGGCGGACGCGCTGCCACGTCTTTCCGCCGTCCCGGGTCCTGAGGATGGTCTCGTCGTGCCCCACGGCCCAGCCGAGCTCTGCGTCGTGCAGCCAGACGCCCGTGAGGAGCGCCCGGGTCGGCGCCTCGGCCTGGGTCCACGTCTTCCCGGCGTCGCGGGAGAGGAGGACGTGCCCACGCTCGCCGACCGCGACGGCGAGGCCTGCGCGGTCGGCGGCGTCGAGGAGGAGCGAGCGGCTCGCCAGCCTCGCCGGCATCGACCGCTCGGGAGCGACCGGAGGAGGCGCGGCGGACGCCGAAGCGGCCGCCGCGGCCGCGGCGAAGGTCAGGCCTGCGAGCAGGGCCGCGCCGTGCGCGGAAAGGGTTCCGTCACGCATGGCGCGGCCCCCGGGATCAGCGGACGCCTTCGCGCCGGAGGGCGTCGGGGGTGAAGTCGCCCTCGGTGCGCTTGATGTTGAAGTTGTGCGGCGCGTTCTCGCTGTTGATGCCCATGACGAGGTAGCGCCCCGCCTGGAGGTCGGTGTGGGATTCGGCGGACGTCCAGACCGTCGGCAGGTCGTAGTAGGTGATCGCGTGCCCTTCGGAGACGCGCCAGAGCTGGTCGCGGTTGTCGTACTGGTCGACCAGGAGGATCTGCCAGCTGTCCTCGTCGATGTAGAAGGTCCGTCTCTTGTAGGTGTGCCGTTCGCCCTTCTTCAGGGTCGCGTCGACGACCCAGACCCGGTGCAGCTCGTAGCGCAGGTGGTCGGGGTTCATGTGGAGCGGCGTGAGGATGTCCTTGAACTTGACCGTCGGGTCCTGGAGCCGGTAGGAGTTGTAGGGGACGTAGATCTCCTTCTTGCCGACGAGCTTCCAGTCGTACTTGTCCGGCGCGCCGTTGAACATGTCGAGCTGGTCGCTCGTTCTCATGTTGTCGGCGGCGGTGCCGGGGTTGTCGTAGGCGACCTGCGGCGCGCGGCGGACGCGGCGCTGCCCCGGGTTGTAGAGCCAGGCGTCGCGCGGCTGCTCGATCTGGTTCATCGACTCGTGGACGAGGAGGATGCCCCCGGCGAGGCGGGCCGGGGCGATGACGGCCTGCTTGAAGTTGAGCAGGCGGTTCTTCATGGAGGCTTCCGTCGTGCCGGGGAGGTGGTAGACGAACATCGTCTCCTCCTCGAACTGCACGAGCGTGTACTGGCCGCCGCGCGTCGGGGCCGCCTGCGCGACCGTCCGGCTCGCGACCTCGGCGCGGTACCTGAGCATGTGGTTCCAGATGACTTCGATACCGGTCTTCGGCATCGGGAAGGGAATCCCGGCGAGGGCGCCGGTCACGCCGTTGCCGCCCGGCGCGAGCTTCGCCGTCGCGGCGGTCTTCTTCGTGGCGTCGTAGATCCGCTGCGGGGCGGCGGCCGTCCGGTGGGTCGGGTAGACCGGGATCCGGAACGAGGGATAGGCCTTCAGCATCGCCTTGTGCCCGTCGGAGAGCTTGTCGGCGTACTGGGCGGCGTTCTGCGCGTTGATGGTAAAGAGGGGCTTCTCGCCGGCGAACGGGTCGACGTAGTGCTTGCCGGGCTTCCAGGCCGCCGGCGCCTTCGTGAGGCCGCCGTCCCAGGCCGGGATCGAGCCGTCGGCGTTGGCCGCCTTCTCGCCGCCGAGCGGCGTGAGGGTCGTCCCGAGCTTCGCGACGTCCTGGGGAGAGACCTGGGCGACGGCGGTCGTGCTCAGGAGAGCAACCGCGGTCAGTGTGCAGACGAGGGTCAGGGAGTTCCTGCGCATGTCGGCTCCGCCTTCCCTTAGAAGGAGTACTTGAGGTTGGCCGCGAGGAAGTCGCGGTCGTTGATCAGGTTGTAGCGGCCCGCGCCGAAGTAGCGGGTGTAGCTGAGATCCCACTCGGTGTTGATGCGGTACTGGAATCCGAGGCCGAGCGTGAGCGCCATGCGGTCCTCGATGAAGGCGCCGCCCGGGCCGGGCGAGACGCCGTTCACGTCGTGCGCGAAGGAGAAGCGCGGGGACATGTTGACGGCGCCGATGACGTTGCTGTAGTCGAACCGGCCGGCGACGACGTAGCCCCAGGCCGAGGTGGTGGGGAACGCCGAGGACGGCTCGGTTCCGGGCTGGACGCCGGCCTGCTGGTGGATCGGGTTGCCGCTCGTGTAGGTGCCGGGCGCCTCGAGACGGAGGACCGACTGCTCGGGCAGGTCGTGGACCTTGTTCCAGGCCCCTTCGGCGACGAGGACCATCTGGTCGGCGCCGAGGACGCGGCCGAAGACGCGGGTCGCCGTCATCTGGACCTGCGTGGTGTCGTAGAGCCGGTAGCCCTGGATCTCCTGGTCGAAGCCGTAGGCGCCCGCCTGGCCCGTCTGCGCGAGGAGGCCACCGAGCCCGCGGAGCGGGGCGAGCTGGGGGATGGCGGGCAGGAGCCTCAAGGGCGTGAGCGCGGCGAAGAGGATCTCGACGTCGTCGATCTGCAGCGGCACGTCCATGCGGTGGGCGACCTCGCCCTGGAGGGCGATGCCGGTGCTGCCGAGCTGGGCGTTGAAGCTGAGGCCGAGGAGCTTGATGTCCTCGGGGTAGGCGAGGAAGTACTTCGCGCTCGCGGCGTAGTTGCCGTTGACCAGGAGGGCGCTTTGCGTCCCCGTGCGGGCCATGATGAGGGGCAGGCGGCTGTGGTAGTTCATGTAGTAGAGGCCGAACTCGGTGCCGCCGAGGGCCGGGACGAAGAGGCGGAACGCCGCGCCGTACTGGCCGTCGTCCTCCGCCTTCCGGTCGCCGACGCGGGGAACGGCGACGCCGACGGGGTTGCCGGGGATGTTGAAGCCGACCGGGATCGTGTCGGGGGCGGCGCCGAAGCCGAGCATGACCTTCGTCGCCCCGCCGCCCGCCAGGTCGGTCGTGGAGAAGTAGCTCCCCACCGGGTCGATCTTCGTCTGGGTCCAGGCGTACTGGTAGAAGCCCTCGAGCGAGGTGTTCTTGGTGGGCTTGATGCTCACGAGGACCGCGCCCACGGGGAGGAGGGCGTCGCGCAGCTCGGAGCCGGGCACCCGGAGGGCGCTCACGTCGACGGGGTTGATGGCGTTGACGCCGCCCTGGATGAACGTGCTCTCTCCCCAGTTGATGACCTGCCAGCCGGCGCGAATCTCAGCCGGAACCGAGCCGATGTCGAACTTGGCCCAGACGAACGCATCGCGGAACTCGGCCCGGCTGCCGACGCGCTCGAGGGCTTCGTCGCTCAGCGGCGTCCGGGCGCGGCTGCCATCCTCGTTCTCGAAGTCGTAGAAGCCGTAGGCCCGAACGAAGGCGCCGATCCCCTTGTAGCTCACCTCGAGCTCCGTCGTCGCCTTGATGGCGTTGCTCGCGATGCCCGTGTTGTAGTTCAGGTTCCCGTCGTCTCCGTTGACGGAGAAGGCCTTCCCGCCCGCCGCGAGGCCGACGATCGCCGGGTCCCTCTTCTCGAGGCGCGAGAAGAGGCCGTAGGAGAGCGTCGTGTCCCAGCTCCACGAGAGCTCGCCGTCCTTGCCCTCGATCGCGGGGGCGGTCCCTGCCAGAGGGACGAGAAGCGCTGCGGCGAGGATCGCCAGGGCAACACTCCGGCTCGTCTGTCTCAATACGTTCATCATGTCTCCCCCTTCACCAAATGCGGGCTTGCGGCGAAGGGTATCCCAGCATTCGGTCTTTTCGTACACCAGCGGAGCGAAATGCGCATGAAGTGTTAACGCGCAGGCGAAACCGGCTGTGCGCTAGCGCGCTGCGCCGGCCCGCCGCCCGGGCCGGCGACTCAGCGGCCCAGGTGCTGCAAGGCGTCCGTCGGGGCGAAGGAGTCGGTGAGGATCGGGACCCCCTCCGTCCTCAGCTCGCCCTCGTAGAACGTCCGTGACCAGGACGCGACGGCGGGGTGGCCCAGCGCCGCGGCGACCCGGTCGCCTTCGGCGAAGACACGCTCCCTGGAGAGGCGCTCGCTGGACGTCGAGCAGACCAGGATGACGCTGCCCGAGAACCTGGTCGCGCCGCCCGCGAGATCGGGCGAAAGCATGGCGACGTTGGGAAACACCTGCTGCGCCGACCGGAGCATGGCCCAGAACAGGTGCTGGTCGCGGCCCATCGTGAGCCCGGCGATGTTCCCCGCGAAGATGCCGCCCGGGGCGAAGCCGGTCGCGGCAGAGCTGGAAGAACTCGAGAGTCGTCAGGTGGAAGGGGACGCTGTCGGAGAAGAAGGCGTCGAGGTAGATGACGTCCCACGGGCCCTTCTCCCGCGCGAGGAGGGAGCGGCCGTCGCCGACGAGGACGCGGTCGTTGGAATCGGGACGGAAGTCGAAGTACTTCTCTGCGACGCGGACGACCTCGGGGTCGATCTCGACGCTGGTCGTCGCGATCTCGGGGGCCTTTTCCGAGAGGAAGCGCGGGAGCATCCCGGCGCCGAGGCCGATGATGAACGCGTTGCGCGGTGGGTCGCGCCTCCAGAGGAGGGCGGCCAGGAGGCCGTTGGGATAGAGGAAGTCGGGGATGCGGCCCGAGGCGCGGTCGACCATGCCCTGGGCGAAGTTGTCGAAGTAGAGGGCGCGGCGCGGCCCCTGGTCGACGACGAGAAGCCTGTGGTAGGCGGTCTCCTTGCGGAAGACGACGGTGCCGCCGGGGAGCGGCGAGGCGACCGCCTCGGGGCGCAGGAGGAAGACGCCTGCTGCCCCGAACAGCCCCAGTGAGGCGACGCCGAGGCGGAGCGCAAGCCCCTGCGTCGAGGCGAGGGCCCCCGAGAGGACGAGGACCGCGCCGGTGCCGAAGAGGATCGGCTCGATGGGAAAGGCGGGGATGAGGAGGAAGGCCATCGCGAAGGTGCCCACGATGGAGCCGGCGGTGGAGATGGCGGCGAGGGTGCCGGCGGTCCGGCCGATCGATCCCACGTCGCGGGCCGCGAGGCGCGTGGCGAAGGGGGAGACCGTCCCCATGAGGACGCTCGGGAGGGCGAAGAGGAGGAGGGCCGCGAGAAGCGCGCGGAACCGCTCGGGGACGGGGGCGGCGTTGCAGAGGGCGAGCAGGGGCGCCGGACGCGCGAGGAGGAGCCAGAGGCAGAAGCCCGCCGCGACGAGGATGTTGCCGAGGAGGGCGGGGCTCGGACGGCGGTCGGCCAGCTTTCCGCCGAGGGCGTAGCCCGTCGAGAGCGAGGCGAGAAAGGTCGTGATGAGAGCGCCCCAGACGAAGATCGACGAGCCGAAGACGGGGGCCATGATCCGGCTGCCGGCGATCTCGAGCCCCATGAGGGCGGCACCGGAGAGGAAGACGACGGCGTAGAGGCGAATCACCGCCGGATCTTAGGGGCTTCTCCTCCATTTGACCCGCGCTCCGGCCCGCCGCTATCCTTTCCGAGAGGAGACAGCGCTATTCAACACGGTCCGATACCCCTGAACCTGCCCGAGTCCGGGCTCAGCGCGCTCTTCGGTGTCCACGACGAAAACCTGCGGCTCCTCGAGGACGCCTTCGGGGTGGAGATCTCCGCCCGGGGCGGCGTCGTGACCCTGACTGGCGGCCCGGAGGGAACCGAACGGGCGTCACACCTTCTCTCGAGTTCTCCAAGCTCATCACCCGGGGCTACCTGCCGAAGAAGGTCGACATCCCGAGCGCGATCCGGATCGTCAAGGAAGACCCCACCGCCTCGCTGGTCGACTTCTTCGAGAACCGGTCGGTGGGCGCCGCGCTCCGGAAGGTCGTCTCTCCCCGCAACGTGCGCCAGCAGGAGTACCTCCAGGCGATCGGCGAGCGCGACGTCGTGTTCGCCATCGGCCCGGCCGGCACGGGAAAGACGTACCTCGCCGTGGCCATGGCCGCGGCCGCCCTCCTCGAGAAGCAGGTGAGCCGGATCGTCCTCTGCCGTCCCGCGGTGGAGGCGGGCGAGAAGCTCGGCTTCCTGCCGGGCGACCTCGCCGAGAAGGTGAATCCCTACCTCCGCCCGCTCTACGACGCCCTCTACGACATCCTCGGCTACGAGAAGGTGGGCCGGCTCCTGGAGAGGCAGATCATCGAGGTCGCCCCCCTCGCGTTCATGCGGGGCCGGACGCTGAACGACGCCTTCATCATCCTCGACGAGGCGCAGAACACGACCTCCGAGCAGATGAAGATGTTCCTGACCCGCCTCGGCTTCGGCGCCAAGTCGGTCATCACGGGGGACATCACGCAGATCGACCTCCCCCCGGGCAAGGTCTCGGGCCTGAAGGAGGCGATGCGGATCCTCTCCGGAGTCGAGGCGATCCGCTTCATCCGCTTCGACCACCGCGACGTCGTGAGGCACCCGATCGTCCAGGCGATCGTGAACGCCTACGACATCTTCGAGAGCGGCCGGCCGGGACCCGACGTCCAGGGGCGGGTCCGGGCCGCCTCGGAAGAGGCGTGAGGCGGCCGTGCCCCACGAGCCTCCAGAGCGGCGCGCTCCCCGCGCCCCGCGTTTCGCGCCCCGGGTCGAAGTGACCTCGACGGTAAGGACGGGTCCTTCGGCGCGACGCGTGGCGGCCTGGACGGAAGCGGTTCTCGCAGCGGCCTCCCCGCGCGGCCGCGGCGCGGTCTCGGTCCTTCTCTGCGGGGACGCGCGCATGCGTCGCCTGAACCGCGAGTTCCGGAAGATCGACCGCCCCACCGACGTCCTCTCGTTCCCGGCGGGGGATCCGGTGTTCCTCGGCGACGTCGCCATCGACGTGGCGTACGCGGCGCGGCAGGCCGCCCGGCGCGGGCACACGCTCGACCGCGAGGTGAAGCTGCTCCTGGCGCACGGCGTCCTCCACCTCCTCGGCCACGATCACGAGACCGACGACGGCACCATGCTCCGCCTCCAGGGGCGGCTCGTGAGGCAGGTCTTCGGACCGGGGCCCGATGGCGTCCCGGGGGACGGCGGATGACGAACTTCGCCGTCGGTACGGGCTTCGCCTTCGTCCTCTCCTTCGCGTTCGTCCTCCTCTACGCGCTCCTCTCCGCCTTCGCGCAGGCGCTCGAGAGCCTCTCCTCCATCCGGAGGAAGTCGCTCCTGGAGGGGCAGGAGGGGAAGTTCGGCAAGCTCCTGGCCATCGAGAACGTCAGCATCTCGCGCGTGGCGGTCCGGCTCACGGCGCAGGGCGCCGTCCTGGCGGGGCTCCTCTCGCTCGGCACGGGGCTCGCGGGCCTCGCGGTCCCCGAGCCGTACCTCGTCTCCGCGGTCTCCATCCTCCTCGGCTGGATCGTCATCGAGACCGTCGTCATCCGGTCGGTGGCGCGCCGCGGCGCCGAAGACCTCCTCGTCGACTTCTCGTGGCTCATCCCGGTCGTCCTCCTCTTCGCCACGCCTCTCTACCCGCTCCTCTCGCGCCTCGTCACGCCCCTCGACGACGACGAGGACGCCGAGCCGGTCTCGGCGGCGGAGAAGGAGGCGGAGAAGGACGCCGACGTGAGGGCGCTCCTCGACATGGCGCGCGAGGAGGGGATCCTCGAGAAGCACGAGGAGGAGCTCGTCTCGCGGGCCGTCGACTTCGGCGACCGGACGGTACGCGAGGTCATGACCTCCCGCCCCGACATGGTCGTCGCCGAGGCGGACCTGGCGTTCGAGAAGGTCGCCGACCTCTTCGAGAAGACGAAGTACACCCGGATTCCCCTCGTCGAGGGAGGCGTGGAGAAGCCGATCGGCGTCGTCCACGTCAAGGACGTCTTCTCGTCGCTCCGGACGGCCGTCCCGCCCGTCAACGCCCGTTCGCTGGCCCGGCCGGTCCTGTTCGCCCCCGAAACCCAGACGATCACGACGCTCCTCTCGGACTTCCGCCGCCGCCGCCAGCACATGGCGATCGTCGTCGACGAGTGGGGAGCGGTCGCGGGTGTCGTCACGCTGGAAGACCTTCTGGAGGAACTTGTGGGAGAGATCGCCGACGAGCACGAGGACTCCATCGACCCCGTCATCCCGCTGGCCGAGGGCGCGTTCACGGTGGCGGGGCGCGTCCGCGTTTCCGAGATCGCCCAGCTCTTCGACGCCGACCTCGAACCGGGCGACTACGACACGGTCGCCGGTCTCCTCTCGGCGCGCCTCGGGCACATCCCGCGGCCCGGCGAGGAGGTGGAGGACGGCGGGCTGCGGTTCGTCGTGGAGGACGCCGACCGCAAGCGCGTCCACCGCGTGAAGGTGATGCGTCCCAGGGGGCTCGCGTGAGCCGCCGCGCCGGGACCGTCGCGGTCGCGGGAAGGCCGAACGCGGGGAAGTCGTCGCTCGTCAACGCCCTCGTCGGGACGAAGGTCGCCATCGTCTCCGACAAGCCGCAGACGACGCGGCGCCGCGTCCTCGGAATGCTCAACCGCCCCGACGGGCAGATCGTCTTCGTCGACACGCCGGGCCTTCACAGGCCGCTGCACCGGCTCAACCGGGCCATGCTCGACGAGGCGATGGAGGCGATCCTGGACGTCGACGTCGTCGTCCTCGTCATCGACGTGGCCGAGCGGGAGGGGGCGGGCGACCGCCACGCCCTCGAGCTGGTGGCGAAGGCCAACCCGCCGCGGATCTGCCTCCTGAACAAGGTCGACCTCGTCGCCAAGCCGAAGCTCCTGCCGCGCATGGCCGCGCTCGCGGCGACCGGCCTCTTCGACGAGATCGTCCCGGTCTCCGCCGTCACGGGCGACGGGCTCGCCGACCTGCCGGAGCTGATCCTCAAGTACCTCCCCGAGCAGGAGGACCTCTACCCGGCCGAGACCGTGACGATGTCCGACGAGAAGACGCGCGTCGCCGAGCTGATCCGCGAGAAGTTCCTCGAGAGGACGCGCGAGGAGATCCCCTACGGCCTCGGCGTCGTCGTGGAGGAGTGGAAGGTCGACGAGGTGAAGAACCTGACCCTCGTGACGGCGACGCTCGTCGTCGACAAGGAGAACCACAAGCGGATCGTCATCGGGCTCGGCGGGCAGCTCATAAGGGACGCGGGGACGGCCGCCCGGCTCGAGATCGAGAAGACGTTCGGCAAGCGGTTCTTCCTCGACCTGCACGTCGTGGCCCGGCCCGGCTGGCGGGAGGACCCCCGGTTCCTCGGAACCTTGTCGAGCTGACGCTCGTACCCTTGACGTGCGGCCCGCCGGGCCCAACTTTCTCGGCAGGGCAGGAAGCGTCACGGGAGGTGGCGAGGTGTCGATGGACCCGGAGAGGCGCCGCAGCCCACGCATCGCCGTCGCGGTGGACGGCCTGAACGGCGTGGTGAAGGGTGCGGTCCCCGTGGCGCTTCACGACATCTCCGCCGGAGGGCTCAGGCTCGGCCTGCGATCGTCGCTCGAGCCCGGCGGGGTCTATCCCCTGACGGCGCTCCTCAGGGGCCTCTCGCTCACGACGCCGATCC
This portion of the Holophagales bacterium genome encodes:
- a CDS encoding fused MFS/spermidine synthase, yielding MIRLYAVVFLSGAALMGLEIAGSRIMAPVFGSSIFVWGALITTFLASLSTGYALGGKLADRRPSPALLGNILVAAGFCLWLLLARPAPLLALCNAAPVPERFRALLAALLLFALPSVLMGTVSPFATRLAARDVGSIGRTAGTLAAISTAGSIVGTFAMAFLLIPAFPIEPILFGTGAVLVLSGALASTQGLALRLGVASLGLFGAAGVFLLRPEAVASPLPGGTVVFRKETAYHRLLVVDQGPRRALYFDNFAQGMVDRASGRIPDFLYPNGLLAALLWRRDPPRNAFIIGLGAGMLPRFLSEKAPEIATTSVEIDPEVVRVAEKYFDFRPDSNDRVLVGDGRSLLAREKGPWDVIYLDAFFSDSVPFHLTTLEFFQLCRDRLRPGRHLRGEHRRAHDGPRPAPVLGHAPVGAAGVSQRRHAFARSRGRRDQVLGQRHPGLLDVQRAPLQGACLRRRRPGRRGAGPPRRRVLVTDVLRGRAEDGGGPDPHRLLRPDGRLAAPGPLSRRPGRRAGAAR
- a CDS encoding sialidase, translated to MRDGTLSAHGAALLAGLTFAAAAAAASASAAPPPVAPERSMPARLASRSLLLDAADRAGLAVAVGERGHVLLSRDAGKTWTQAEAPTRALLTGVWLHDAELGWAVGHDETILRTRDGGKTWQRVRHAPEEEKPLLDVWFRDDKSGFVVGAYGLLLATADGGDTWEPRTVAEGDDRHLNHVTEAGGSLYISGEAGALFRSDDGGQAWQALASPYEGSFFGLLPLSDGGLLAYGLRGNAFRSEDKGTTWTRIASGTEATLMTGRELGDGKVAVAGMAGVLLWSEDGGRTFRLRELDDRKASLAILPGAEGGVVLLGEGGVRPIEKPF
- a CDS encoding DUF1302 domain-containing protein, giving the protein MNVLRQTSRSVALAILAAALLVPLAGTAPAIEGKDGELSWSWDTTLSYGLFSRLEKRDPAIVGLAAGGKAFSVNGDDGNLNYNTGIASNAIKATTELEVSYKGIGAFVRAYGFYDFENEDGSRARTPLSDEALERVGSRAEFRDAFVWAKFDIGSVPAEIRAGWQVINWGESTFIQGGVNAINPVDVSALRVPGSELRDALLPVGAVLVSIKPTKNTSLEGFYQYAWTQTKIDPVGSYFSTTDLAGGGATKVMLGFGAAPDTIPVGFNIPGNPVGVAVPRVGDRKAEDDGQYGAAFRLFVPALGGTEFGLYYMNYHSRLPLIMARTGTQSALLVNGNYAASAKYFLAYPEDIKLLGLSFNAQLGSTGIALQGEVAHRMDVPLQIDDVEILFAALTPLRLLPAIPQLAPLRGLGGLLAQTGQAGAYGFDQEIQGYRLYDTTQVQMTATRVFGRVLGADQMVLVAEGAWNKVHDLPEQSVLRLEAPGTYTSGNPIHQQAGVQPGTEPSSAFPTTSAWGYVVAGRFDYSNVIGAVNMSPRFSFAHDVNGVSPGPGGAFIEDRMALTLGLGFQYRINTEWDLSYTRYFGAGRYNLINDRDFLAANLKYSF
- a CDS encoding DUF1329 domain-containing protein gives rise to the protein MRRNSLTLVCTLTAVALLSTTAVAQVSPQDVAKLGTTLTPLGGEKAANADGSIPAWDGGLTKAPAAWKPGKHYVDPFAGEKPLFTINAQNAAQYADKLSDGHKAMLKAYPSFRIPVYPTHRTAAAPQRIYDATKKTAATAKLAPGGNGVTGALAGIPFPMPKTGIEVIWNHMLRYRAEVASRTVAQAAPTRGGQYTLVQFEEETMFVYHLPGTTEASMKNRLLNFKQAVIAPARLAGGILLVHESMNQIEQPRDAWLYNPGQRRVRRAPQVAYDNPGTAADNMRTSDQLDMFNGAPDKYDWKLVGKKEIYVPYNSYRLQDPTVKFKDILTPLHMNPDHLRYELHRVWVVDATLKKGERHTYKRRTFYIDEDSWQILLVDQYDNRDQLWRVSEGHAITYYDLPTVWTSAESHTDLQAGRYLVMGINSENAPHNFNIKRTEGDFTPDALRREGVR
- a CDS encoding PhoH family protein yields the protein MLSERRQRYSTRSDTPEPARVRAQRALRCPRRKPAAPRGRLRGGDLRPGRRRDPDWRPGGNRTGVTPSLEFSKLITRGYLPKKVDIPSAIRIVKEDPTASLVDFFENRSVGAALRKVVSPRNVRQQEYLQAIGERDVVFAIGPAGTGKTYLAVAMAAAALLEKQVSRIVLCRPAVEAGEKLGFLPGDLAEKVNPYLRPLYDALYDILGYEKVGRLLERQIIEVAPLAFMRGRTLNDAFIILDEAQNTTSEQMKMFLTRLGFGAKSVITGDITQIDLPPGKVSGLKEAMRILSGVEAIRFIRFDHRDVVRHPIVQAIVNAYDIFESGRPGPDVQGRVRAASEEA
- the ybeY gene encoding rRNA maturation RNase YbeY, coding for MAAWTEAVLAAASPRGRGAVSVLLCGDARMRRLNREFRKIDRPTDVLSFPAGDPVFLGDVAIDVAYAARQAARRGHTLDREVKLLLAHGVLHLLGHDHETDDGTMLRLQGRLVRQVFGPGPDGVPGDGG
- a CDS encoding MMPL family transporter, giving the protein MTKDRITRFLETMVFGHRPVVIGLFAVATVFMAWSASHLRVDAGFQKNLPHDHPYMETFLKHQQDFGGANRVLVAMMAREGDIFTAEFLEALKKATDEVFFIPGVDRSRVQSLFTPNVRYTEVVEDGIAAGNVIPDDFEPNAEGLAHVRRNVLKAGIVGRLVANDFSGTIISAELLEIDPSTGKKLDFIAVSNALEEKVRRQFDAEFVPGSKIDVRIIGFAKIVGSISAGTRRVILFFLVAYALTGLLVYLYSQSHRLSLVALGCSTIAVVWQLGLLTLLGYGIDPMSILVPFLIFAIGVSHAVQMISANGAEIFDGADSITAARNSFRRLLAPGFIALASDTIGFFTILLIKIRVIQEIAITASLGVAVIILTNLVLIPVILSYLHYPADYNARLHRRAAHMAGFWRRLAQVSAPKPAAVIVAVAVVLFGLGWWKGRDVKIGDLHRGVPELRADSRYNVDSAVITSKFSIGVDILNAIVETKPEGCVDHSVMTTIDDFAWHMENVEGVQSTIALPGIAKMLNAGWNEGSPKWRVLARNQSVLQQSVTYIPTTSGLLNSDCSVMPVMMFTADHKADTIERIVDEVKRFEADHGHPDVKFRLATGNVGVMAATNEVVSAAQFPILAYVFGAVIVLCLATFRSLRGTLCILIPLALVSLLAYALMAWLKIGLKVSTLPVVALGVGVGVDYGIYIYARFRTLYKEGVPLTEAYRRTLAITGNGVLFTGITLGLGVSTWIFSPLKFQADMGLLLCFLFLMNMVGALVLLPALARWLLGETHQGHG